A genomic window from Flavobacterium hankyongi includes:
- a CDS encoding SDR family NAD(P)-dependent oxidoreductase, translating to MKTVLITGASSGIGAATAKYFSTNGWHVIATMTCFDHGKEVVALPNVSSYVLDVTCSESIEKAKNEILAKHKTVDVVINNAGIGYRSFVELSEDEKIKHIVDVNWLGVVKMCRAFIPVFREQQFGQFINISSIAGLVNLPLGSFYHSTKKAVESFSECMSYELLDFNISVSTVQFGNAPTAFQSHVVKSETAGIPAYEQLMKKVTDILHKKTKKNTNLTPEITKTLFSIANNPKKNFTRYTVGFDANAMKMLRSKLGYRLFNSVIRKSVLG from the coding sequence ATGAAAACTGTTCTCATAACTGGAGCTTCAAGCGGAATTGGAGCAGCTACCGCTAAATATTTTTCTACAAACGGATGGCATGTAATTGCAACGATGACCTGTTTTGATCATGGTAAAGAAGTTGTGGCATTGCCTAATGTGAGTAGTTATGTTTTAGATGTTACTTGTTCAGAAAGTATTGAGAAAGCTAAGAATGAAATTTTAGCAAAACATAAAACAGTTGATGTAGTAATTAATAATGCCGGAATTGGTTACAGAAGTTTTGTAGAACTTTCTGAAGATGAAAAAATAAAGCATATTGTTGATGTCAATTGGCTTGGCGTTGTAAAAATGTGCCGAGCGTTTATTCCGGTTTTTAGAGAACAACAGTTTGGTCAGTTTATCAATATCTCATCGATTGCGGGATTGGTAAATTTACCGTTGGGTAGTTTTTATCATTCCACAAAAAAAGCAGTAGAAAGCTTCTCGGAATGTATGTCGTATGAACTATTAGATTTTAATATAAGTGTTAGTACAGTTCAGTTTGGAAACGCACCAACAGCTTTTCAGAGTCATGTTGTAAAATCTGAAACGGCAGGAATACCAGCTTATGAGCAATTAATGAAAAAGGTTACTGATATCCTTCATAAAAAGACAAAAAAGAACACTAATCTTACGCCAGAAATTACCAAAACACTTTTTAGTATCGCTAATAATCCTAAAAAGAATTTCACTCGTTATACAGTTGGTTTTGATGCCAATGCCATGAAAATGCTTCGCTCAAAATTGGGGTATAGATTATTTAATTCTGTTATTAGAAAGTCAGTTTTGGGGTAA
- a CDS encoding phenylacetate--CoA ligase family protein, which translates to MIPVIEKASKGEIKEFQEKKLKELLVYLSENSPYYKALFQKENININEVNSIEDLQKIPVTSKTDLQQYNDDFFCVPMHKIIDYATTSGTLGSPVTFGLTDEDLERLAYNEAISFACAGIKEGDVVQLMTTMDRRFMAGLAYFLGLRKLKAGVIRVGAGIPELQWDSILKYKPKYLIAVPSFLLKMIEYAEHNNIDYNNSSIEGVVCIGESLRNQDFSPSILAEKITDKWKINLFSTYASTEMSTAFTECEAFSGGHHHPELIITEILDDNDNPVSDGESGELTITTLGVEGMPLLRFKTGDIVKLHQEPCQCGRNTPRIGPVVGRKQHMIKYKGTTLYPPAMHDLLNYFEAVQNHVIEISTNDLGTDEILIKIASSTPSDELLSEIKDHFRAKLRVTPKVEFVASDVLNKIIFTPMSRKPITLIDKRN; encoded by the coding sequence ATGATTCCAGTAATAGAAAAAGCATCAAAGGGAGAGATAAAGGAGTTTCAGGAAAAGAAGCTTAAAGAATTGCTGGTATACTTAAGTGAAAATTCACCGTATTATAAAGCGTTATTTCAAAAAGAAAACATCAATATCAACGAGGTGAATTCTATAGAGGATTTGCAAAAAATTCCAGTAACTTCTAAAACCGATTTACAGCAATATAATGACGATTTTTTTTGTGTTCCTATGCATAAAATTATCGATTATGCTACAACTTCGGGTACTTTGGGAAGCCCAGTAACTTTTGGTTTAACAGATGAAGACCTTGAAAGATTAGCCTACAACGAAGCCATTTCTTTTGCTTGTGCAGGAATTAAAGAAGGCGATGTAGTGCAACTAATGACTACTATGGACAGAAGGTTCATGGCAGGATTGGCCTATTTTCTGGGGTTGCGAAAACTAAAAGCAGGTGTTATCCGAGTTGGAGCAGGAATTCCAGAATTGCAGTGGGATTCTATCTTAAAGTATAAACCTAAGTATCTAATTGCAGTGCCGTCATTTTTACTGAAAATGATTGAGTACGCTGAACATAATAATATAGATTATAACAACTCGAGTATTGAAGGTGTGGTTTGTATTGGAGAATCGTTGCGTAATCAAGACTTTTCGCCTTCTATCTTGGCTGAAAAGATTACTGATAAGTGGAAAATCAACCTTTTTTCTACTTATGCTTCTACTGAAATGAGTACAGCGTTTACCGAATGTGAAGCTTTTTCTGGAGGGCATCATCATCCCGAATTAATTATCACCGAAATCCTTGACGATAACGATAATCCAGTCTCAGATGGAGAAAGTGGAGAATTAACCATTACAACGCTAGGAGTAGAGGGAATGCCGTTGTTGCGTTTTAAAACGGGTGATATTGTAAAACTACATCAAGAACCTTGTCAATGTGGTAGAAATACACCCAGAATAGGACCTGTTGTGGGTAGAAAACAGCACATGATAAAATATAAAGGAACAACGTTGTATCCGCCTGCGATGCACGATCTGTTGAATTATTTTGAAGCCGTGCAAAATCATGTTATAGAAATTTCTACCAATGATTTAGGGACCGATGAAATATTGATAAAAATAGCTTCTTCGACTCCTTCAGATGAATTATTATCTGAAATTAAGGATCATTTTAGAGCAAAACTTAGAGTAACGCCAAAGGTTGAGTTTGTTGCTTCTGACGTGCTTAACAAAATCATTTTTACTCCTATGAGTAGAAAACCTATAACTCTTATAGATAAAAGAAACTAA
- a CDS encoding phytoene desaturase family protein, translating into MENKYDIVIIGSGLGGLVSAIILAKEGKKVCVLEKNNQYGGNLQTFVRDKTIFDTGIHYIGGLDKGENLYNYFSYIGIMDGLRLKKMDEDAFDVISFDDDDIEYPHAQGYENFIKQLSVHFPEEEETIKKYCEKIIYTCDSFPLYNLRNGEGYQQEILSINAKKYLDELTTNEKLKAVLAGSNFLYAGIADKTPFYVHALSVNSYIQSSWRCINGGSQITKQLIKQLRKYGGEVYKHSEVVDFGFENDNLVSVKTKNGKEYFADIFISNIEPKTTLKMVGENRLRKSYYSRIQSLEVLPSAFSLYVVFKPETFKYINHNYYHFRDSTRVWNANEYSDTSWPEAYMLSMNISEENQVWAESLTAITYLKFEEFEAWENTHNTVSEKGDRGSLYEEYKEAKAQVFLNEIEKKFPGIRECIKSIHTSTPLSYRDYIGGHNGNLYGYVKDSNNPMKTFISPKTKIENLFLTGQSINMHGVLGVTIGAVVTCSEILGKDYLIEKINQELKDKQ; encoded by the coding sequence TTGGAAAACAAATACGACATAGTTATCATAGGAAGCGGCTTGGGTGGCCTTGTTTCTGCTATTATTTTAGCGAAAGAAGGAAAAAAAGTCTGCGTTCTTGAAAAAAATAATCAGTACGGTGGAAACCTACAGACATTTGTTCGTGATAAAACTATTTTTGATACCGGAATTCATTATATAGGAGGATTAGATAAAGGCGAAAATCTATACAATTACTTCTCTTATATCGGTATAATGGACGGTCTTCGTTTAAAAAAAATGGATGAAGATGCTTTTGATGTTATTTCCTTTGATGACGATGATATCGAATATCCACATGCTCAAGGTTATGAAAATTTCATAAAACAATTATCCGTTCATTTTCCGGAAGAAGAAGAAACTATAAAGAAATATTGTGAAAAAATAATATATACTTGTGATTCATTTCCTTTATATAATTTGAGAAATGGAGAAGGATATCAGCAAGAAATCCTGTCTATTAATGCTAAGAAGTATTTAGACGAACTGACTACAAACGAAAAATTGAAAGCTGTTTTAGCTGGCTCCAATTTTCTATATGCTGGAATTGCAGATAAAACACCTTTTTATGTACATGCGCTTTCTGTAAATTCTTATATTCAAAGTTCTTGGCGTTGTATAAATGGAGGGAGTCAAATAACAAAACAGCTAATTAAGCAACTTAGGAAATACGGTGGTGAAGTATATAAACATAGTGAAGTCGTAGATTTTGGATTTGAAAATGACAATTTAGTTTCAGTTAAAACTAAAAACGGGAAAGAATACTTTGCGGATATTTTTATATCTAACATAGAACCAAAAACCACCTTAAAAATGGTTGGAGAAAACAGACTCAGAAAATCGTATTATAGCCGTATACAGAGTTTAGAAGTCCTTCCATCTGCATTTAGTTTGTATGTGGTTTTTAAGCCAGAAACATTCAAGTATATAAATCACAATTATTATCATTTTCGTGATAGTACAAGAGTTTGGAATGCAAATGAATATTCAGATACAAGTTGGCCAGAAGCGTATATGTTATCGATGAACATCTCTGAGGAAAATCAGGTTTGGGCAGAAAGTTTAACAGCGATAACCTATTTAAAATTTGAAGAGTTTGAGGCTTGGGAAAATACTCATAATACAGTTTCAGAAAAAGGAGACAGAGGTTCTCTTTATGAAGAATACAAAGAGGCAAAGGCTCAGGTTTTTTTAAATGAAATCGAGAAAAAATTCCCTGGAATAAGAGAATGCATTAAATCAATTCATACTTCAACACCATTGTCTTATAGAGATTATATTGGTGGTCATAATGGTAATTTGTATGGTTATGTGAAAGATTCTAATAATCCTATGAAAACATTTATTTCTCCAAAAACTAAAATTGAAAACTTATTTTTAACAGGACAAAGTATTAATATGCACGGAGTACTTGGAGTTACTATTGGGGCTGTTGTTACGTGTTCAGAAATACTAGGTAAGGATTATTTGATCGAAAAAATTAACCAAGAGTTGAAGGATAAGCAATGA
- a CDS encoding prolyl oligopeptidase family serine peptidase has translation MNSQTSQQKNTIKYPETKKIDHIDNYFDSKVNDPYHWLEDDRSAETEKWVKAQNEVTYGYLDKIPYRNAIKERMEKLWNYEKIGSPFKEGKFTYFYKNNGLQNQSVLYRKDENGKEEVFLDPNTFSKDGTTSLGGLDFSKDGSKVAYAISEGGSDWRKVILMDVFSKKILEDTIVDVKFSGVSWKGNEGFYYSSYDKPKGSELSAKTDQHKLYFHKLGTSQKDDKVIFGADQKRRYVGGSVTDDDKYLIITAANSTYGNELYIKDLTQENSPIITIVDNFKNSSYIIENEGSKLFIVTDLNAPNKKVVTTDFSNPKQENWKDFIPETENVLSPSTGGGYFFANYMKDAVSLIKQYDYSGKLVREISLPGIGTASGFGGKKEEKILYYSFTNYITPGTIYAFEPTIGKSEIYQKPKVDFNSSDYESKQVFYTSKDGTKIPMIITHKKGLKLDGKNPTILYGYGGFNISLTPSFSIANAVWLENGGVYAVPNLRGGGEYGKKWHDAGTKMQKQNVFDDFIAAAEYLTNSKYTSKDFLAIKGGSNGGLLVGATMTQRPDLIKVALPAVGVMDMLRYHTFTAGAGWAYDYGTAEDSKEMFEYLKGYSPVHNVKKGVQYPATMVTTGDHDDRVVPAHSFKFAAELQEKQSGNNPTLIRIDINAGHGAGKSVAATIQENVDMQAFTLHNMGIKNLPSKKIDNKKRLKL, from the coding sequence ATGAATTCCCAAACATCACAACAAAAAAACACAATTAAATATCCCGAAACAAAAAAAATAGATCATATAGATAATTACTTTGATTCCAAAGTAAACGATCCTTATCACTGGTTAGAAGACGACCGTTCTGCTGAAACTGAAAAATGGGTAAAAGCTCAAAACGAAGTTACCTACGGTTACCTAGATAAAATTCCGTACCGTAATGCCATCAAAGAAAGAATGGAAAAACTATGGAATTATGAAAAAATTGGTTCGCCATTTAAAGAAGGTAAGTTCACCTATTTTTATAAAAATAATGGTTTACAAAATCAGTCTGTTTTATACAGAAAAGATGAAAACGGTAAAGAAGAAGTTTTTCTTGACCCAAACACTTTTTCTAAAGACGGAACTACATCGCTTGGAGGTCTAGATTTTTCAAAAGATGGTTCTAAAGTTGCTTATGCTATCTCTGAAGGTGGAAGCGACTGGCGAAAAGTAATTCTTATGGATGTTTTTAGCAAAAAAATACTGGAAGACACTATTGTTGACGTAAAATTTAGTGGTGTTTCTTGGAAAGGAAATGAAGGTTTCTACTATTCGAGTTATGATAAACCAAAAGGAAGTGAATTGTCTGCGAAAACAGACCAACACAAATTATATTTCCATAAACTGGGCACTTCTCAAAAAGACGATAAAGTTATTTTTGGAGCCGACCAAAAAAGAAGATATGTAGGTGGAAGCGTAACTGATGATGATAAATATCTAATCATTACAGCTGCCAATTCAACTTACGGGAACGAATTATACATTAAAGATTTAACTCAGGAGAACAGTCCAATCATAACGATTGTAGACAATTTTAAAAATTCAAGTTACATCATTGAAAACGAAGGTTCAAAATTATTCATTGTTACCGATCTAAATGCTCCTAACAAGAAAGTAGTTACTACAGATTTCTCAAACCCTAAACAAGAAAACTGGAAAGACTTTATTCCTGAAACAGAAAATGTACTTTCGCCATCAACAGGCGGTGGCTACTTTTTCGCGAACTATATGAAAGATGCTGTTTCGTTAATTAAACAGTACGATTATTCTGGAAAATTAGTACGTGAAATTTCATTGCCTGGAATAGGAACTGCAAGTGGTTTTGGTGGTAAAAAAGAAGAAAAAATATTGTATTATTCTTTTACAAATTATATCACACCAGGAACAATTTATGCCTTTGAACCTACTATTGGTAAATCTGAGATTTATCAAAAACCAAAAGTTGATTTTAACTCATCCGATTATGAGTCTAAACAAGTATTTTATACTTCAAAAGACGGAACAAAAATCCCTATGATTATCACTCATAAAAAAGGATTAAAATTAGATGGCAAAAATCCAACTATCCTTTATGGTTACGGAGGTTTCAATATTAGTTTGACTCCTAGTTTTAGTATTGCTAATGCCGTTTGGTTAGAAAATGGAGGTGTTTATGCTGTTCCAAATTTACGTGGTGGTGGTGAATATGGTAAAAAATGGCATGATGCAGGAACCAAAATGCAAAAACAAAACGTATTTGATGACTTCATAGCAGCTGCAGAATACTTAACGAATAGTAAATACACTTCAAAAGACTTTTTAGCTATTAAAGGAGGATCGAATGGCGGTTTATTAGTAGGTGCTACCATGACACAACGACCAGACTTAATTAAAGTGGCTTTACCTGCTGTTGGTGTAATGGATATGCTACGTTATCATACGTTTACTGCTGGTGCTGGTTGGGCTTACGATTATGGTACTGCCGAAGATTCTAAAGAAATGTTTGAATACTTAAAAGGCTATTCACCAGTTCACAATGTTAAAAAAGGAGTACAATATCCTGCAACCATGGTTACTACTGGTGATCATGATGACAGAGTGGTTCCTGCACACAGTTTTAAATTTGCCGCAGAATTACAAGAAAAACAATCTGGAAATAATCCTACTCTAATACGAATTGATATTAATGCGGGACACGGAGCTGGAAAATCTGTTGCGGCAACAATACAAGAAAATGTAGACATGCAGGCATTTACCTTACATAACATGGGAATTAAGAATCTCCCTTCTAAAAAAATAGACAATAAAAAAAGGCTTAAATTATAA
- a CDS encoding C45 family autoproteolytic acyltransferase/hydolase, with product MKKVIHFFLVLGVLLSLFSCGTSKSIHHQPKITGYNQTVPSVVKHSDTVFSSGTNYLIKNKQNIWELYVSGDPLQRGLLMGALSEPLVKKQERLFFSKVKEIVPSNFKQSLLRQFLKWYNRKLYLNVPEEYKTEIYGVSQYASDDFNSIAPKYLRSLYLHGAHDIGHAMQDLALVGCSSLALWGDKTEDGELLLGRNFDFYAGDEFAKDKIVAFVTPDTGHPFMMVTWGGMIGVVSGMNKEGLTITINAGKSKIPLVAKTPISIVAREILQYASNINEAIEIAKKRQVFVSESMMIGSAHDKKAVLIETSPDNFGVYEVPNQDNHLVCTNHFQSEPYKTDERNVEHIKESHSKYRFDRLEELLQKEDKMTPQKMADILRNKDGLHEKRIGYGNEKSLNQLLAHHAIIFKPESRMVWVSSNPYQLGEFVAYDLNKIFDKKENDFVALATDSLTIAKDKFVYSKEFQDYEKYRTQSTVFDKIIEDKGVVSSEFVTDYQKLNPEHWIVYYKAGEYYYQKKEFQKAKIQFETALTKEITTLTDKENIEKYLKKINKKLK from the coding sequence ATGAAAAAAGTAATCCATTTTTTTCTTGTACTTGGAGTTTTGCTCTCACTGTTTTCTTGTGGAACTTCTAAATCTATACATCATCAGCCTAAAATTACTGGATACAATCAAACTGTCCCTAGTGTTGTAAAACATTCAGATACCGTTTTTTCATCTGGAACTAATTACCTGATAAAAAATAAGCAAAACATTTGGGAATTGTATGTTTCTGGTGATCCGTTACAACGCGGATTGCTTATGGGAGCATTAAGCGAACCTTTGGTAAAAAAACAAGAAAGGCTATTTTTCTCCAAAGTAAAAGAAATAGTTCCTTCAAATTTTAAACAAAGTTTACTTCGTCAATTTTTGAAATGGTATAATCGTAAATTATACTTAAATGTTCCTGAGGAATATAAAACCGAAATCTATGGTGTATCACAATATGCCTCTGATGATTTCAATTCCATTGCACCAAAATATTTAAGAAGTCTTTACTTGCACGGAGCACATGATATAGGCCACGCCATGCAAGATTTAGCATTGGTTGGTTGTTCTTCTTTGGCTTTATGGGGTGATAAAACCGAAGATGGAGAGCTATTATTGGGTCGCAACTTTGATTTTTATGCAGGAGATGAATTTGCAAAAGATAAAATTGTAGCATTTGTTACGCCAGATACTGGACATCCTTTTATGATGGTGACTTGGGGCGGAATGATAGGTGTGGTTTCTGGAATGAACAAAGAAGGACTTACCATAACGATTAATGCTGGTAAGTCTAAAATTCCTTTGGTAGCCAAAACGCCAATTTCTATTGTTGCACGCGAAATTCTGCAATACGCTTCAAACATTAATGAAGCCATCGAAATTGCCAAAAAACGTCAAGTCTTTGTTTCAGAATCTATGATGATTGGTAGCGCTCACGATAAGAAGGCAGTTCTTATTGAAACGTCTCCAGATAATTTTGGAGTATATGAAGTTCCCAATCAAGACAATCATTTAGTATGTACCAATCATTTTCAAAGTGAGCCGTATAAAACAGATGAGCGAAATGTTGAGCATATAAAAGAAAGCCATTCAAAATACCGTTTCGATAGACTAGAAGAGTTGTTACAGAAAGAAGATAAAATGACACCTCAAAAAATGGCTGATATCTTAAGGAATAAAGACGGTTTGCACGAAAAAAGGATTGGTTACGGAAATGAAAAATCATTAAACCAACTTTTAGCGCATCATGCCATAATTTTTAAACCAGAGAGCAGAATGGTTTGGGTGTCCTCAAATCCGTATCAATTAGGAGAGTTTGTGGCCTATGATCTAAATAAAATTTTCGATAAAAAAGAAAATGATTTTGTAGCTTTAGCCACTGATTCTCTAACTATTGCTAAAGATAAATTTGTGTATTCTAAAGAGTTTCAGGATTATGAAAAATATAGAACACAAAGCACTGTTTTTGATAAAATAATAGAAGACAAAGGAGTGGTATCGAGCGAATTTGTAACAGATTATCAAAAGTTAAATCCTGAGCATTGGATTGTTTATTATAAAGCAGGGGAGTATTATTATCAGAAAAAAGAATTTCAAAAAGCAAAAATTCAATTTGAAACTGCTTTAACTAAAGAAATAACAACACTTACTGACAAAGAAAATATAGAAAAATATCTTAAAAAGATAAATAAAAAATTGAAATGA